A region from the Malus domestica chromosome 07, GDT2T_hap1 genome encodes:
- the LOC103428063 gene encoding axial regulator YABBY 1-like isoform X1, which produces MSSAAASSTVFNSQDQQHHHHLLSPTDQLCYVHCNFCDTVLAVSVPCSSLFKTVTVRCGHCSNLISVNMCALLLPPANNNNQLHLPHPFFSTPHNLLEEIRNTPSNTMMNHQPCYTNESIMPIRGEGFEHLQEIPKPPAVVNRPPEKRQRVPSAYNRFIKEEIQRIKAGNPDISHREAFSAAAKNWAHFPHIHFGLMPDQPVKKTNMRQQEGDDMLVKDGFFSTPANVGVSPY; this is translated from the exons atgtcTTCAGCTGCAGCATCATCCACTGTCTTTAACTCACAGGACcaacaacaccaccaccaccttctcTCCCCCACCGATCAGCTCTGTTATGTCCATTGCAACTTCTGTGACACCGTCCTTGCT GTGAGCGTTCCTTGCAGCAGTTTGTTCAAGACTGTGACTGTTCGATGTGGCCACTGCAGCAACCTTATCTCCGTCAACATGTGtgcccttcttcttcctccggcTAATAATAATAACCAACTTCACCTTCCACATCCTTTCTTCTCCACTCCTCACAATCTCCTT GAGGAAATCCGAAACACCccatccaacacaatgatgaatCACCAGCCTTGTTACACAAATGAATCGATCATGCCAATCCGAGGAGAAGGCTTTGAGCATCTTCAGGAGATACCTAAGCCTCCTGCAGTTGTCAACAGAC CTCCGGAGAAGAGACAGAGAGTGCCATCTGCCTACAACCGCTTTATCAA GGAAGAGATACAACGTATTAAAGCTGGAAATCCTGATATAAGCCACAGAGAGGCCTTTAGTGCTGCTGCAAAGAAT TGGGCCCACTTCCCTCACATCCACTTCGGCCTTATGCCTGATCAACCCGTGAAGAAAACTAACATGCGCCAGCAG GAAGGAGATGACATGCTCGTGAAAGATGGATTTTTCAGTACTCCTGCCAATGTGGGTGTCTCCCCGTACTAA
- the LOC103428063 gene encoding axial regulator YABBY 1-like produces MSSAAASSTVFNSQDQQHHHHLLSPTDQLCYVHCNFCDTVLAVSVPCSSLFKTVTVRCGHCSNLISVNMCALLLPPANNNNQLHLPHPFFSTPHNLLQEEIRNTPSNTMMNHQPCYTNESIMPIRGEGFEHLQEIPKPPAVVNRPPEKRQRVPSAYNRFIKEEIQRIKAGNPDISHREAFSAAAKNWAHFPHIHFGLMPDQPVKKTNMRQQEGDDMLVKDGFFSTPANVGVSPY; encoded by the exons atgtcTTCAGCTGCAGCATCATCCACTGTCTTTAACTCACAGGACcaacaacaccaccaccaccttctcTCCCCCACCGATCAGCTCTGTTATGTCCATTGCAACTTCTGTGACACCGTCCTTGCT GTGAGCGTTCCTTGCAGCAGTTTGTTCAAGACTGTGACTGTTCGATGTGGCCACTGCAGCAACCTTATCTCCGTCAACATGTGtgcccttcttcttcctccggcTAATAATAATAACCAACTTCACCTTCCACATCCTTTCTTCTCCACTCCTCACAATCTCCTT caGGAGGAAATCCGAAACACCccatccaacacaatgatgaatCACCAGCCTTGTTACACAAATGAATCGATCATGCCAATCCGAGGAGAAGGCTTTGAGCATCTTCAGGAGATACCTAAGCCTCCTGCAGTTGTCAACAGAC CTCCGGAGAAGAGACAGAGAGTGCCATCTGCCTACAACCGCTTTATCAA GGAAGAGATACAACGTATTAAAGCTGGAAATCCTGATATAAGCCACAGAGAGGCCTTTAGTGCTGCTGCAAAGAAT TGGGCCCACTTCCCTCACATCCACTTCGGCCTTATGCCTGATCAACCCGTGAAGAAAACTAACATGCGCCAGCAG GAAGGAGATGACATGCTCGTGAAAGATGGATTTTTCAGTACTCCTGCCAATGTGGGTGTCTCCCCGTACTAA